In Limisalsivibrio acetivorans, one genomic interval encodes:
- a CDS encoding bifunctional diguanylate cyclase/phosphodiesterase, which yields MTIKTRAMLLIFIVMLSLSAVFLFAGQLFQKKYVNYSFRRFDLQLQHAYREGLKDIYRKYSGYAEKLINDESAMEALYSSERKDLLLEVLPYYRKWRSENPHMRVLHFIDPSNTTVLRMHKPDMFGDNLTEIRPLMAEANKKRELATGFEVGRNGVFFRLDVPSFYKGKYAAITEFGISSEMLTDTISTNLGFKSAIYIKSESLKNTRTAHKYQKMGDYTLVTYNDPVFESLGKTYKPAAGTIMEKHADRYYSLHTGLTLKNHRGEAVAWLVVAQDVTSEMLDFRRAQMYLVLVVFTFMVAAAVILNYSFQGMLRAIEEGKRSLSRQQRTDTLTSLPNRNALIKDLDSSVNPVLILINIDRFKDINEVFGIGAGDHVLKVYSERILNYLQELAEKDPTVPVAGVLYRLGRDEFVIFMDRLDGIEENIADYISMRTDAEPVEYQGIEISLSVSIGVAKQRDKLLQCADTALKYSRDRNRSYAVFDETMEFSQHQTNNFFWINKVKQSVKEDRIVPYYQPIMDNKTGRIEKYECLLRMLEPDGNVVSPGLFLPIIKKTRLYPELTKIMIGKSVRYFKGTDYEFSINISTEDILNKDIVNFVRNTLTSVSYGGNMTFEILETENIGNYEDVSSFIREVKGLGCRVAIDDFGTGYSNFTHLMNLDFDYIKIDGSLIQNMIHDDHAQRLVKSIIGFAESMEISTVAEFVSSEDIQKVAEELGIDYSQGYFIGRPEKTAGI from the coding sequence ATGACCATAAAAACGAGGGCGATGCTTTTAATCTTTATTGTGATGTTGTCGCTTTCGGCTGTCTTTCTCTTTGCCGGTCAGTTGTTTCAAAAGAAGTATGTGAACTACTCCTTTCGCAGGTTTGACCTTCAGCTGCAACATGCCTATAGGGAAGGGCTCAAGGACATTTACAGGAAGTATTCCGGCTACGCTGAGAAGCTTATTAACGACGAGTCGGCCATGGAGGCTTTGTATAGCTCTGAAAGGAAAGACCTTCTCCTTGAGGTTCTCCCGTATTACCGCAAATGGAGGAGCGAGAACCCCCATATGCGTGTTCTGCACTTTATAGACCCATCCAATACCACCGTGCTCCGGATGCATAAACCGGATATGTTTGGCGACAACCTTACGGAGATCCGCCCACTGATGGCCGAGGCCAATAAAAAGAGGGAGCTCGCAACAGGGTTTGAGGTGGGTAGAAACGGCGTTTTTTTCAGGCTCGATGTCCCCTCCTTTTATAAGGGAAAATATGCCGCGATCACAGAATTCGGTATCAGCTCGGAGATGCTCACCGACACAATAAGCACAAACCTGGGCTTTAAAAGTGCTATATATATCAAAAGTGAATCCCTGAAGAATACCAGAACCGCTCACAAATACCAAAAAATGGGGGATTACACCCTAGTTACCTATAACGATCCTGTATTCGAAAGCCTGGGTAAAACCTATAAACCCGCCGCAGGAACGATTATGGAGAAGCATGCAGACCGCTATTACAGCCTTCACACTGGCCTTACACTCAAAAACCACAGAGGTGAGGCCGTTGCCTGGCTTGTGGTTGCACAGGATGTAACCAGTGAGATGCTCGACTTCCGGCGGGCTCAGATGTACCTTGTTCTTGTTGTCTTCACTTTTATGGTTGCTGCGGCTGTTATCCTGAACTACAGCTTTCAGGGGATGCTCAGGGCGATCGAGGAGGGGAAACGCTCCCTTTCTAGGCAACAGAGGACCGATACCCTAACATCCCTCCCCAACCGTAACGCACTGATCAAGGATCTGGACAGCTCTGTTAACCCTGTTCTCATTCTCATAAATATTGATCGTTTCAAGGATATCAACGAAGTTTTCGGTATAGGGGCTGGGGACCATGTGCTCAAGGTCTATTCCGAAAGGATCCTGAATTACCTGCAGGAACTCGCCGAGAAGGACCCGACTGTTCCCGTGGCAGGAGTTCTTTACAGGCTCGGAAGGGATGAGTTCGTTATATTCATGGACAGGCTGGACGGCATAGAAGAAAACATAGCAGACTACATATCCATGCGTACAGATGCGGAGCCTGTGGAGTATCAGGGTATAGAGATCTCACTGAGCGTAAGCATAGGTGTTGCAAAGCAGAGGGATAAGCTTCTGCAGTGCGCTGATACAGCCCTTAAATACTCCAGAGACAGAAACAGAAGCTATGCTGTCTTTGATGAAACGATGGAGTTCAGCCAGCACCAGACAAACAACTTTTTCTGGATTAACAAGGTTAAGCAATCCGTGAAAGAGGACAGGATAGTCCCCTACTACCAGCCTATTATGGATAACAAAACGGGCAGGATAGAGAAATACGAATGCCTCCTCCGTATGCTTGAACCGGACGGCAATGTGGTTTCACCGGGTCTGTTTCTACCCATTATAAAGAAGACAAGGCTTTATCCTGAGCTTACAAAGATTATGATAGGGAAGTCTGTGCGCTATTTTAAAGGAACGGACTATGAGTTCTCTATAAATATCTCCACCGAAGATATCCTGAACAAGGATATTGTGAACTTTGTGCGGAACACCCTTACATCTGTTAGCTACGGCGGAAACATGACCTTTGAGATCCTCGAAACAGAGAATATAGGCAACTACGAGGATGTCAGCTCCTTCATTAGAGAGGTGAAGGGGCTTGGATGCCGTGTGGCCATCGATGATTTCGGTACGGGGTACTCAAATTTCACACACCTTATGAATCTCGATTTCGACTATATCAAGATAGACGGAAGCCTTATACAGAACATGATCCACGATGATCATGCCCAAAGGCTTGTTAAGAGTATTATAGGATTTGCAGAGTCTATGGAGATCTCCACCGTTGCTGAGTTTGTCAGCAGTGAGGATATCCAGAAAGTTGCCGAGGAGCTTGGGATAGACTACTCCCAAGGCTACTTTATCGGAAGACCGGAGAAAACCGCCGGGATTTAA
- a CDS encoding Na(+)-translocating NADH-quinone reductase subunit A → MKKIHINKGLDIPIGSAPSKKIIDAPEPSRIAVLGDDYIRMKPSFNFRDGDSVKKGDVLFTDKKMDGVRYISPASGKIIALNRGEKRRFLSLEIEPDGYDGAEFRTYNSKSLESLDEEILREYLMDSGHWVSLRARPFNKTANPAHKPDSIFVTAAESRPLGLSAKLGLEGRGDEFLLGVKALSKLAQRVYVCVSDENDVPVEDIPGVEYVCFTGKHPAGLVGTHMHFLRPAHRNRIIWHINWQDTADIGYTMLSGRMPDKRIIAVGGKGVKEPCYMRTYIGASTTDILKNRLEEGEQRVIAGSVLYGRKAEAPVDYIHRYIPQITVIPEGRERKLLGWAGPGFDMHSQKRIFATAFGLGKPDFDTSLNGSHRPIIPVGNYESVMPLDIIATYLLRAISVQDAETAQKLGCLELDGEDLSLCTYVCAGKNDYAPMLEQVLETIEKES, encoded by the coding sequence ATGAAAAAGATACATATAAATAAGGGTCTTGATATTCCCATTGGGAGTGCCCCTTCAAAAAAGATAATCGATGCTCCTGAGCCAAGCCGTATAGCTGTCCTTGGTGATGACTATATCCGCATGAAACCCTCCTTCAATTTCAGGGATGGTGATTCGGTGAAAAAGGGGGATGTCCTCTTTACCGACAAGAAGATGGATGGTGTCAGGTATATCTCCCCAGCCTCTGGAAAGATTATCGCCCTTAACAGGGGGGAGAAGAGAAGGTTTCTATCCCTTGAGATTGAGCCCGACGGCTATGACGGTGCTGAGTTTCGTACCTATAACTCAAAAAGTCTGGAATCCCTTGATGAAGAGATCCTCCGCGAGTATCTCATGGACTCAGGCCACTGGGTTTCCCTCAGAGCGAGGCCGTTCAACAAAACAGCAAACCCCGCCCATAAGCCGGACAGCATCTTTGTAACCGCTGCGGAATCACGCCCCCTCGGGTTGTCCGCTAAGCTAGGTCTTGAGGGGAGGGGGGATGAATTCCTCCTCGGTGTTAAGGCTCTGTCAAAGCTTGCCCAGAGGGTTTATGTGTGCGTTTCCGATGAGAATGATGTCCCCGTTGAGGATATCCCCGGGGTTGAGTACGTCTGTTTCACAGGGAAACACCCCGCAGGACTCGTCGGAACCCATATGCACTTCCTCCGACCCGCTCACAGAAACAGGATAATTTGGCACATAAACTGGCAGGACACTGCTGATATAGGCTATACGATGCTTAGCGGCAGGATGCCAGATAAGCGGATAATTGCCGTTGGCGGCAAGGGTGTTAAGGAGCCGTGCTACATGCGAACCTACATAGGCGCAAGTACAACGGACATCCTTAAAAACCGTCTGGAAGAGGGTGAGCAGAGGGTTATCGCCGGTTCCGTTCTATACGGCAGGAAGGCGGAAGCACCCGTAGACTACATCCATAGATACATACCTCAGATAACCGTTATTCCCGAAGGGCGGGAGAGAAAACTCCTCGGCTGGGCGGGACCCGGTTTTGATATGCATTCCCAGAAAAGGATCTTTGCAACGGCCTTCGGGCTCGGGAAACCCGATTTTGATACATCCCTTAACGGCAGCCACAGACCGATCATCCCCGTGGGCAACTATGAAAGCGTTATGCCCCTGGATATAATTGCGACCTATCTTCTTAGGGCCATCTCCGTGCAGGATGCGGAAACAGCCCAGAAGCTCGGGTGTCTTGAGCTGGACGGAGAGGATCTATCCCTTTGTACCTACGTTTGTGCAGGAAAGAACGATTACGCTCCTATGCTGGAGCAGGTTCTTGAAACCATAGAGAAGGAGAGCTGA
- a CDS encoding response regulator, with product MKILIIDDSKFARRGVLKHFTSIFNGEFTHFEADNGETALEIHKREEPELVFLDLTLPGIRGQDVLGNIKSSGIKSIVIVITADIQKKTKEEVVLLGADVVINKPITAEKLKEALNSLNTQ from the coding sequence ATGAAGATACTTATTATTGATGATTCCAAGTTTGCCAGGAGGGGTGTGCTTAAACACTTTACTTCCATATTTAACGGCGAATTTACCCATTTCGAAGCTGATAACGGCGAAACCGCCTTAGAGATCCATAAAAGGGAGGAGCCAGAGCTCGTTTTCCTGGATCTTACCCTTCCTGGAATTCGGGGACAGGACGTTCTGGGGAATATCAAATCCAGTGGAATCAAGAGTATCGTCATAGTAATAACAGCGGATATACAGAAGAAAACAAAGGAGGAGGTTGTTCTCCTCGGTGCAGATGTTGTTATCAACAAGCCGATCACAGCGGAAAAGCTGAAAGAAGCCCTTAACTCCTTAAACACACAGTGA